The DNA region AGCAGCCAGGCGATCGCCGCGTAGCCGACCGCGAAGGCGATCACCGTCGCCACCACCATCTGGGCGACCGTCGGCGCCCGACCCTCCGGGTCGAACACGTCCGGGAGGCTGAACAGACCCGACATCACCACCGCCGGGATGGCCAGCAGGAAGGAGAACCGGGCGGCGGCCTCCCGGGTCAGGTTGAGAAACAGGCCGGCGGTCAACGTGCCACCGGAGCGGGACACCCCGGGAATGAGCGCCATCGCCTGGGCGAAACCCATCACCACGCCGTCGCGCATTGTCAGGCGCTGCAGGGTACGGGTCTGCCGTCCCCAGTACTCGGCGAACGCCAGGATCAGGGCGAACACGATCAGCACCGTGGCGGTGATCCACAGATTGCGCAGACCACTGCGGATCTGGTCCTTGAACAGGAAGCCGATCACCCCGATCGGGATCGACCCGACGATGACGTACCAGCCCATCCGGTAGTCGGGGTCGCCCCGCACCGACGAGTCCCAGATGCCGACGATCCAGGTCTTGGAGATCCGCCAGATGTCCTTGGCGAAGTACAGCAGTACCGCGGCCTCGGTGCCGAGCTGGGTGACCGCGGTGAACGACGCCCCGGCGTCGGCCTCGAAGAACAGCGCCGAGGTGATCCGCAGGTGCGCCGACGAGCTGATCGGCAGGAACTCGGTCAGGCCCTGCACCACGCCGAGCACGATGACTTCGATCCAGCTCACCGCCGCACCCCCGTTCGGCTTCCGGCGGCCCGTGACGTGCTCCGTGCCCGCCGGTGACTCACTGGCCCACCCCGGCGGTGTCGAGTGCCTGCGCCACCGTCCGCAAGGTCGCCTTCTTCTCCTCCACGTCGTCGCCGAACAGGCTCACCGACAGCGTCGTCACCCCGGCCGCGGCGAAGTCACCGATCCGCTCGGCGATCCGCGTCGGCGGACCCAGCAGCGACGTACGGTCGATGAATTCCAGCGGAACGGCGGCGGCGGCGTCCCGGACCCGGCCGGCCAGATAGTGGTCCTGGACCACGTCGGCGGCCGCGCCGAACCCCATCCGGGTGGCCAGCTGGTGGTAGAAGTTGCGCGACCGGCTGCCCATCCCGCCGATGTAGAGCGCGGCGTAGCCGCGCACCAGGTCCGCGCAGGCGGACACGTCGTCGCCGACCACCACAGGTACGGTCGGCACCACGTCGAAGCCGGCCAGCTCCGCTCCGACGCGGGACCGACCGACGGTGACCGCCGCCAACTGGTCGGCCGCCGCCTCCGGCGAGTAGAACACCGCCAGCCAGCCGTCGGCGATCTCGCCGGCCAGCTCCAGGTTGCGCGGGCCGACCGCGGCCAGGTAGATCGGGATCCGTGACCGTGGCGGACGGAAGTTGAGTCGCAGGGCCTTGCCGGGACCGTCCGGCAGCGGCAACGGATAGTGTTCACCGGCGTACTCGACGCGCTCGCGGGCGACCGCGCGGCGGACGATCTCGACGTACTCCCGGGTCCGCGCCAGCGGCTGTCCGAACCGTACGCCGTGCCATCCCTCGGAGACCTGCGGTCCGGACACCCCCAGGCCGAGTCGGAACCGACCGCCGGAGAGGGTGTCGATCGTGGCGGCCGTCATCGCGGTCGCCGCCGGGGTACGCGCCGGGATCTGCATGACCGCCGCACCGACGTCGATCCGGCTGGTCTGACCGGCCAACCAGGCCAGTACGCTCGGCGAGTCGGAGCCGTACGATTCAGCCACCCAGACCACCGCATAGCCGAGCCGATCGGCCTCCTGGGTCAGGGCCAGGTGCTCCACCGGCGAACCGGTGGAGGTGAGGTAACCGAGGCTGAGCCCGAGTCGCACTCCCGTCATCCCCCATCCCCCGCGCACGGGGCGTCGACGCGCCCACCCGGCGGGAGCCGGGTGGCAAGCCGCATCAGGGTACGCAATCGTCCGCCGCCGTTGGACGACCGGCCGGGACGACTCGCCGGAGACCGGATGTCCGGGCAGGTTACCGGGGTTGACAGGAGCGAGGATATCCGTACCGCCGGGTTCTGCATAAGGTTCACCCATGCAGCAGCGACCGCTCGGCCGCAGCGGGCTGGCGGTTTCCCGGCTCGCGCTCGGCACCATGACCTGGGGCCGGGACACCGACGCCGACGACGCGGCGGCGCAGTTGAAGAACTACCTGGACGCCGGCGGCAACCTGGTCGACACCGCCGACGTGTACGGCGACGGCGACGCCGAAGCGGTGATCGGGGCGATGCTGGACAGCATGGTCCCTCGCGAGGACCTGGTCATCGCCACCAAGGCCGGGCTGCGACCTGGCGGTCCACGCCGACGGGACACGTCCCGCTGGCACCTGCTGCGCACCCTCGACGCCTCGCTGCGCCGGCTCGGCACCGACTACGTCGACCTGTGGCAGGTGCACGGCTACGACCCGCAGACCCCGTTGGAGGAGACCCTCGCGGCGTTGGACCTGGCCGTCGCCAGCGGTCGGGTGCGCTACGCCGGAGTGTCGAACTTCAGCGGCTGGCAGACGGCGCAGGCCACCGCCTGGCAGACAGCGGTGCCCGGCCGGGCGCCGGTGGTCGCCGTCCAGGTGGAGTACTCGCTGTTGCAGCGCGGCGTGGAGCGCGAGGTGCTACCGGCCTGCACCGCCCTCGGGCTGGGTCTGCTGGCCTGGTCACCGCTGGGGCGCGGGGTGCTCACCGGCAAGTACCGGCACGGCCGGCCGGTCGACTCCCGGGCCGCGTCGACGCATCTGGAACGGTTCGTCGCGGGTTATCTGGAGCCGCGGTGTTCGAGCATCGTCGAGGCGGTCGCCACCGCCGCAGCCGGGCTGGGAGTGGCACCGTTGGAGGTGGCGCTGGCCTGGGTGCGGGACCGACCGGGAGTCACCGCGCCGATCCTCGGTGCGCGCACCGCGGGCCAGCTCGTGGGCGCGCTGCAGGTCGAACGGATGACGCTGCCGGCGGAGATCGCCCGGGCCCTCGACGACGTGTCCGCGCCACCGGTCGGCTACCCGGAGCGCGACGGGTGACCGGCGGCACCGCCGCAGCCGCAGACCTCGGGTGACAGTGCGCCGCCGGCCCGGCAGGATGGGTCCATGGACTACGAATACGCGCCGCTGCGGTTACCGCCGAACGTCGACCGGGTGACCGCCGCCGCGCAGCTCGCGATCCAGGCCGAGTTCTCCGGTTGGGAACTGGCCCGGGTACGTCTGTACCGCGACGGCACCCGTCAGGTGGTGCTGCGCCGCAAGGTCGCCGCGCTGCCGCAACCCGGCCTTTCCGTCTGACCGGGTCGCGGCAGCGACGACGGTTCAGCCCCGTCCGATGGGCTCCGCCTCGGTGACGGCGTCGTCGTCGTCCGACAGGTAGGCGTGCTCGTCGAGGCGCCCGACGATCTCGTCGCCCGGTGCCGACCGGAACGCGGCGTCGACGTCGTCGACATCGAGCGCCTCCGGGTCCAGCGGCGTGCCCACCTCGTGCACCGTCACCACCCCGTCGAGCGGGTCCAGCTCGGGGATGTCCAGCGCGCCGAGCGAGCCGTCGCCGGCCTGCAGCAGTTCCAGGAC from Solwaraspora sp. WMMD791 includes:
- a CDS encoding LLM class F420-dependent oxidoreductase; protein product: MRLGLSLGYLTSTGSPVEHLALTQEADRLGYAVVWVAESYGSDSPSVLAWLAGQTSRIDVGAAVMQIPARTPAATAMTAATIDTLSGGRFRLGLGVSGPQVSEGWHGVRFGQPLARTREYVEIVRRAVARERVEYAGEHYPLPLPDGPGKALRLNFRPPRSRIPIYLAAVGPRNLELAGEIADGWLAVFYSPEAAADQLAAVTVGRSRVGAELAGFDVVPTVPVVVGDDVSACADLVRGYAALYIGGMGSRSRNFYHQLATRMGFGAAADVVQDHYLAGRVRDAAAAVPLEFIDRTSLLGPPTRIAERIGDFAAAGVTTLSVSLFGDDVEEKKATLRTVAQALDTAGVGQ
- a CDS encoding undecaprenyl-diphosphate phosphatase — protein: MSWIEVIVLGVVQGLTEFLPISSSAHLRITSALFFEADAGASFTAVTQLGTEAAVLLYFAKDIWRISKTWIVGIWDSSVRGDPDYRMGWYVIVGSIPIGVIGFLFKDQIRSGLRNLWITATVLIVFALILAFAEYWGRQTRTLQRLTMRDGVVMGFAQAMALIPGVSRSGGTLTAGLFLNLTREAAARFSFLLAIPAVVMSGLFSLPDVFDPEGRAPTVAQMVVATVIAFAVGYAAIAWLLRYVAHHTLYAFVLYRVALGALVMALLMTGTISAT
- a CDS encoding DUF5703 family protein, with amino-acid sequence MDYEYAPLRLPPNVDRVTAAAQLAIQAEFSGWELARVRLYRDGTRQVVLRRKVAALPQPGLSV
- a CDS encoding aldo/keto reductase, coding for MQQRPLGRSGLAVSRLALGTMTWGRDTDADDAAAQLKNYLDAGGNLVDTADVYGDGDAEAVIGAMLDSMVPREDLVIATKAGLRPGGPRRRDTSRWHLLRTLDASLRRLGTDYVDLWQVHGYDPQTPLEETLAALDLAVASGRVRYAGVSNFSGWQTAQATAWQTAVPGRAPVVAVQVEYSLLQRGVEREVLPACTALGLGLLAWSPLGRGVLTGKYRHGRPVDSRAASTHLERFVAGYLEPRCSSIVEAVATAAAGLGVAPLEVALAWVRDRPGVTAPILGARTAGQLVGALQVERMTLPAEIARALDDVSAPPVGYPERDG